The sequence below is a genomic window from Lolium perenne isolate Kyuss_39 chromosome 4, Kyuss_2.0, whole genome shotgun sequence.
GCGCTATTCGTCCTCCTCTACAAGCCTCCTCGATGTTTCGGTTCCTAGATCATCGTTATCCACTCGGCATCCACAAATCCTTGTTAATGTGTGACACCAATAACAAGCCCAGGGCATGAATACAAAAAGAAACAGTCGGAGTAAAAATTCACGGTGCCTCGTGAGACACTATAATATAGCAGCCATATTCAGTCCTTTAAAAAATGTAATCTTTTGTCTGCTTTTTAGGTTGGTTGAGAACTTGAGATGTTAGGTCAATTAAATTGTTTGAGCCAGCATTTTAGCTTGTTGTTTGCCAGAGTTGAAGATTCTGTATGTATCTTTATCTTGAAATCATGAAGCCATGCCATCCCCGTGGACTCAAACCCCACTGATCCTAAAACTTGTCGTTCCCTTTTCTTTGTAGGGATATATTAGTTCATTTTTGTGGTACTTCCAAATTTTCAAGAGTAATGGTTCAATAGTGTCAGTTGAGTAAGTATTGAATGTCTTACTGTAGTTTGTAAGAGATAGCAAAGCTTTAATGTCTTGTTGTTGGTTGTAAGAATTAGCATTCACTACCTCAAATTTATCCGCTTTTTTCGATTGAATTCTGTATATACTTGTATTGCTTTTCCTAAGCTAGACACCTCATGATTCAGCTCAAGTAAATTTGGAGTTGGACTCAGATAGTGTCTTTTCGGGCGAAGTGCTATACTTTAAATTGTATTACCTGATCATATCTGGAAACTCCAAGTTTCGAAGAAAGCATAAAGCTTAGTCGACCGTTTTGTACTTCAAAAGTTCTTCCATGACTACAGTCAAAACCATAATTCTGCAACCACAGAGATACCGATGTATCTCCATATACCACGGTTACTTCCTGGTTACTTCATTTCCACGCCGTATATCTAGATTTCTGAATATTTCCTTGGTTATGTGATTCTTTGAAAACGCATTATCTGATACACTAAGAACTATGCATGAATTGTGGTCGTTGCTTGGTCATCTTTTTACCAAAAAAGAACACTTTAAGAGTTATTTCTCATGTTTGGACTGGTCCCTGTGAAAGAGAAGATAAGAGGATATTATTTCCTTCAGTTGAACCTCATCGGGTTGCTCTTCTTAAATTTAATGGTTCGTTTGCTGCTGATTGTTTCTATATGATGATTGTAGAAAAACAATTAGCAAAAAGAATTGGTTTCAAGTTTCTATATGACTaggaaaaatgcccgtgcgttgcaccgggagactAAAATCAACTAAACCCATAACACTTTTTTTTATGGATCAGAAGGGTTAAATTTTTGTTGGTACATGGTGGCATAGAAATACATATTATTTAGTATAAGAAATATGATTGAGTGTTTCAACGAACGCAAAAAAAGTTTAGAATTCCATGCATATGAAAAACATACTATTAATTTTACAGCTTGCATTGTCTATCTAGTTGTCCCTCTTACATCTACTAAGAGGCTTGCCTCACCTTTGAAGAAACAATAAGGTGGTAGGCTTTTGTATTCACCACAGGACTAGACAAATTTGCGAGCTCTTATAGTGCACCTTTCCATCTATACACCGTATAAATATAGGATCTATTTAAATCAATTGGCCAAAGTACAAAGTGCTATTATGAACTAAAAGTTGCACTTTTTGATATGGACAATGTTGCTGTATTAGGAATATAAAGATGTAATTATTGAACTACCGAGAAAAAAAATGATGAAATAATGTCTAAACAGCGTTTGTTCCGATGAACATGTCAGCCTACTTTCCTACAACCAGGACAGAATAGACAGAATGTAAACCGAGCTGGTGAGTGAAGAAAACATGTAGGCAGGAGGTATCTaccatcagtgtttttttttttggacaGAAGGCAGCAGCGTTGCTTCAATTTCATTAAGCTGAGGACCAGGATAAATGCCGGGAGATGTTCAGAACAGAAGAATACAAATAGCAGAGAAAAGTCATCAGTGTCACTAAGTTAAATAGCCGATCAACTTACATCGCCATTTTGGCTGCAGGCATAGGCACCACATCCAGTACATCATGAACGCAGAATTCAGACAACGTCTCTTCGGATTTGAATTTTAAATGTGACATTTGCCAAATAGGCACCACGCTCTGAAGTAAATACAACCAATCTACGGCAAATTTCTCACAGCTGGAGACGGTCCAAGCAATGAATAAATCAATATGCAGAAACCCAAACGATCGACCATCCAGACAACGGTGTAAAGCGTTCTAAATCCAACAGCAAATTAAAGTCAAATCACAGCAGGCTCGGATCGTTGTCGTTGTCCCACTGTTCTGCGGCTTCTGCCCACGACGAGTCAAACAAGTTCATCTAGAATGTCTCGGTAGAATACGAATCAAGAAAACCAAACCTGAAGTGGGCATGAGCAGGAGCTCCGCCTGCCTGCAGACGCGCGGCAACTGCGACGCTGTTGGTAGCGCTCGCGCACGGGATGGGGCGCAGCCGTGCAGGGAGGGATAGGCGCCTAAATCGACGCCTGTACGGGGGACGGGGTGGCGGGGTGGTAAAAGGGGCCCGACGGGAGGCTGGGGTCGGGGCGGCATGCTGCATCCTCTGCTGTTTTGCATCGTTTCGAGAGCGACGGTAGAGGAGGAAAGGAGGCCGGATGTATCCCGGACATACCTGGGCAtgtgtcgggccgggccgggcctcggGCCGGCCCGAGGTAGGCCCGACGCAAAAAATTCGGCCCAAGCCCGGCCAAAAACACACCAAGCCCGCCGGGCCGTCGGGCCGCGGGCCGGGCCGTAGGCTTAATCTCAGTTTTCGGGCTACCCAGGCCCGGCCCGGCTCGGGTGCCGGGCCAACATATCTCGGCCCAGGCCCGAGTTTTTCGGGCCGGGTCGGGCCgctcgggccgggctgcccatggccagatCTAATCCCGGAGGTGGAGTACTTGATGACCAAGGAAGCGTCTGGCACGATGCAGATCCGGTTCTACTTCCTGGCCCTCTCGTCCTCAAGCCCTCCGCCCCGCGTGCCTCAAGCCATCGCAACCACACTATGCATTGAAGCTGCCGCCGCCGTGCGCCATTGCATCAGATAGATGGCGTCAGATTCGCGCGATGTGGTTGTCAGATAGAGCTCTTGGGGCGTAGGATCGATCTGCGCTGGAAGGGGTTGCCAGAATCGAACGCAGATGCAGGGCGCGGCTACCTGTGGAGAAGGAGAAAGGGGAGCGGAGGGCCGTTTCCTCCAGTGGAGGAGGAGGCTGGGCGTTTCCGCCGaaggaggaggcagaggaggggATCCCCTCCACTGGTGTCTTAAAACCAATCGTTATTTCACTTCGCGGTGGCAACGCGCTGTAATTTCGACTAAAAGTCAGGGGTAATaaaaaaacggaccaacaagaagccttattttctttattattaggtataggtaTAGATTGAAGAGAGAAACGAATTCATCTGATGCTGACAATATTCTCTCTTTTGTATAATTAAATAAACTGTATGAAGCAGTTCATGCCAAACAGAAGCTATATAATAGCGTCTCACTATGGAATTTAGATACTTCGTTGTAAGTTTATTATTTCTTTCAATTTGTCTACTAAGCTCATATGCAATATGTCTAACATTGAGGCCAGAAAGTTGAGTGATATGACATCCATCTACTGAGATTTAAGTTTGTTTAGGTCATCAGGTAATAGATTCTACAAATGTCGAAGATGGTCACTTTGTTCATGTTTTGTGAAAAGTTGATCCAGATTCTGGTGCATTTTTAGTTTGCATGCTGTCCACCTCTTGATGCTCTAATTGTATGGAAATTTCCTTATTCTATATATACATGCTGTCCACTGCTGCTTCTATCTGATCGATGATGTTTTTTCAGGTGAAAGTCTGGGGAGTTGCAACATTTCTGGCATTTGATGCCAATGAAGCCCAAATTTTGATTTTTGTTTCTGAATTTCCAATACTAACTGGCCATTTTAAACTTCACAAATCCTATATTAACTGTTTTTCACTTTGATAGTCTGATCAATAATATTCATCCAATCTGACAAAAGAAAGAGAATTAAGTACCAGTACAAATATATTTCGGTTTAGAGTAATCTCTATGTATGCCTGGAAAAACAAACAGCTGGGAAGCAGCTAAATGTAATATTGGTATAGGAACTTGGCACAAAGCAGCTGAGCAGCAGCTAAACGTAATATTGGTATAGGAACTTGGCATAAAGCAGCTGGGCAGGCGTGACCCTGAACTTATTAATCATGACGTAGATTAGCTAAATCATGTTGAAAAAGGGCTCATAGTAGTATCTTTCTAGGCGGCAGCTAAACGTATTATTGGCCTAGGAACTTATTTTGAACATCGCATATAGATAATTACTATCACTTCCTAATAATATTGGTTCTTGTGTGCTTAACAAATCAATGTACGGAGTAAGATTCATTTTGTTTGCTTTAGAATCTTGTGAGCCATAAGGAAAAATAAACGCAGGTTAGTTTATCTTTTGAATTTTTTAGTTGCTTTTGCTATTCCACGGCCCAAGTGTGTTGTGCGATTAATATTACTTTGTGCACCCATATTTTCTGTGAGTTAATTAGAATGTGTTCAGTTTCTCAGAACTGCTATATGCAGATAAGATAAATTTGAATATGACTCATGTGAGGTGCTCGAGtgtttttattcattttcttCTATAAGTATGGGTGGCTCTTATAAACTATAGCTTCTTCTTGCACATgaggtacttgggttgtgtttttTGATCCTTTTTGAACTAGACCATGCATGTCTCTAACATTTAATTCAGTACACTGCTGGTGTACAGAATGACCTCTATCCAAATTGTAGAAAAACTCATTCAGGTTAAAGCAATATGATTCTTATTGTTCATGTATCCTACTTACAAGTGTAACCAGAATTATTACAGATAACAATATAAAGTAAATCTTGTGAATTTTTCATATTCAACAGAAAAATGAATATTTGACATAGCTagaataaattttttttttttttgagaacttcgGAAGGGGTACCCCCCTACcttaaaaacttttattaaaaaaaaGGGGGAGCTAAGGCAGCTCAAAGTTATACATGCAAGAGATTACAGGGAGAGAGAACATCTAGAGGGAAAGCAAAAACACACAGAGTAGGGAAATTAAACAGTCCAATCTGCTAGCCAATGTTGGATAGAAGCCTTCTCCTCATGTTTGGCTCTAAGAGTCCAAAGCTTGCAGGTGTCTATGCATTGCTTGGCCACTATGTGAACTGGAATatcaacatcatcaaaaactttcCTGTTTCTTGCCAACCAAGTACTCCACAAAGCAGCTGTAATGACTAAAGTCCAGGCTTTCTTTTTCTGAGGCGGGCACCTCTCTCTTGCGGTGTCGAAGATATTTGTAAGCTTCTCGCAGCTGGTTAAATTAATCCCTAAGAGCGCAAGGATTTGAATTGTTCTACCACAATTCAGAGCAAAATGTTCAGTAGTCTCCCTTTCCTTGCAGCCAAAGGGACATCTCTCGTCATCCACAATATTCTGACGGAGTAAAACAGCTCTCACTTTGATCCTTCCTTTGATCAGAAGCCAGGCAAAAATTTTACCTTTTTTAGGTGCTGCACATCTCCAAATAGATTCAGCACTTTCCTGCTTGATACCGCCCCAGTTCATGATGTTGTAGAGGTTGCTAACCGAAAAACAATCTGTCTTGTCTAAACGCCATCCCCTCTTATCACCTTGTAGGTTTTGCAAATTACATGTGCCCAAGAACCGAAACAGCGCTTCCTTTTCTTGATCGGCCCGGTCTGAGGTGATGTGGTTAAAAGGGATAGTCCAAACTCCGTCCCTCCAGCAATCCGCAACTGAAATATTTGGCCTAGAGGTGTGTGAAAACAGAGCTGGAAATTGGAAGCAAAGAGGACCATCAGACGTCCATTTATCTTTCCATAAAGAGGTAGTAATCCCATCACCCAGCTGAACACATGTAGCATTTCTGTAGGTGTCAATCAACCCCCACATCTGTTTCCACACTCTGGTTTGGGTGGTTGGCCTGTCTCCAAAATCTTTACCTTGCAAGTGTGTAGCCACCACCCATCTGGCCCAAGGCGAGTTGGGCTGAGTTAAAAAACGGTGGACAAATTTTGTCAGCAAACAATCATTTTGAATTCGCAAATTCTTGATACCAAGCCcaccttcttcatagcttctgcaAACATAGTCCCAGGCAACAAGACAGTCGCTACCATTTACAGAATTTTTCCCTTTCCAGAAGAAAGCTCTCAACAATCTTTCGAGCTCATCAATTACCCACTGCGGTAATTTGAAACAAGACATGAGGTAGGCTGGCAGGGCTGACAGAACAGATTTTGTCAGAGTGAGCCTCCCACCACGTGTAATGAAATGAAGTGAAAAGCCAATTCTGCTTTCAACAGCCAAGATATATGGTAGAAAAACCTCTTTTGGGAGCTTAGAGTCAGAGAGTGGAAGGCCCAGGTATACCTGTGGGAAAGAGGCCACATCACAGTTTAGAGCATTAGCAATCTCCTCACTTTCCCGCATTGTAAGATTAATTGGAACAAAGGTTGATTTACTGAAATTTATTTTTAGTCCAGTAGTGCTTGCAAAGTCATCTAAGATTTGCTTCAGGATTTTTGCCTGTTCCACGTCCCCTTGTATGACGATCAAAGTATCGTCTGCATATTGTAAAACTGGGCAGGGCTGGTCTTCTAAAACTGGGTGTCGAAGAGATCCACTAGCTGCAGATTTCTTTATAGCTTGTTGGAGAACATCAACCACCACAATGAAGAGAAGAGGCGATAAAGGATCCCCTTGCCGCAGCCCCCTTTTGATATTGATCCAGTTCCCTGGAATTCCATTAAGTAAAATTGCTGTTTTAGCCGATGTAAGAAGCTCCTTCATCCATAAGATCCATTTGCTATCAAAACCTCTAATCTGCATGATTGTAAAAAGAGCATCCCAAGAAACCGTGTCGAAAGCTTTACTGAAATCTAGTTTGAGAATCATAGCTTTCTTCTTCCTTTTTTTACAGGTCTGAACTAAATCCATTGCATACATAAAATTgtctgcaatgcatcttgtcttgACAAAACCCGTCTGGTCCTCATCCACAAGTAGTTTGATCAAAGATTGCAGCCGTGCCGCTAAGACTTTGGTGATCCATTTAACCGTGCAATTAAGGAGAGAAATAGGCCTGTAATTGCTCGGAGAGCTATCATTTTCCTTTTTGCGAAGTAGAATCATATATGATCTGTTAATTCCTTCCAGTTTAGTATTGCCACAGAAGAATTGATCAAAGAACTTCAGAATATCTTCTTTGATAAGAGGCCAGAAATCTTGATAGAATCCCGACCCAAAACCATCCGGTCCAGGGCTTTTGTCCCTAGGAATATCTCTAATAGCATTCAAGATTTCTTGTTCACTGAAAGGTAATGTCAGCTGTGCTAAGTTAATAACGTGGGGGTACAACCCCTGAATATCAATTTGCGGAGTAGTCCTCACTTCCGTTCCCATGATGTTTCTGAAATAATCAGTCATGATTTTTTGTTTCGCCTCCTGGGTGTACTGCGGATGTCCATCAAGCTGAATCACTTTGATCTGATTAGTTCTCAGCCTTGCCGACGCTTTGGCATGGAAAAATCTAGAATCTTCATCCCCAAGGACACACCAGTTTACTTTTCCTCGTTGCCTGGCTGCCACTGCAATGGAGTGAATCAaggtttctattttctgtttgacCATTTCTTTGAAGAAACACTCAAGCTTTGTCAATGGGCGTCCTTCCTCAAGCCAATCTAAAAAGGCCAGGGTAAATTTATTTGCCTCCAACACTACCCTATCAGCTTGCAGGGTTTTTCTCCACATCCCAATATTTTTCCTCAACAGTTTCAGGTTACGGCAAAAACATTTTGCAGTGTCCCTGTAGGAGGGGAAGTGACTCCAAGCTTCGGTGACCAACCCGGTGAAGCCAGTTCTGAACTTCCAATTATTTTCATAACGAAAAATCTTGGACTTTGGAATAGTAGTAGATGTTTGAATCTTCAAAGGAAAATGATCAGATGTTACCCTGGGTATAGTATGTAGAGTTGTATCCGGCTAGAATAAAATTTAATAATTGCTGAAATGTAATGTTATCTAATGGCATTATAAAGTGACATGTTTCTAGGGATGGATCACTGCTGTTGCtcctttgctttgtggtgggtgTCCATGGCTGTTAGTGAGTAAGGAATAGACTGCCGCGGGTGGATTTAGTGGTCGTTGGGTCGTACCATTGCAGCCCATCAAAAAAATTGTCGCAGCAAAAGATAAAGGATAAATAGATGATTGAAAAACTAAACGCCGCGGCAAGGTGCGCAAAGTACATCTAGTGCACTTCTGTTGCAGTAGGAGCAATAAGCAACGGTGGATAGAGAGCTTAGACTGATCAAGGTATCTAAAGGTAAAAAGTAGGTAGATCAGTAGCTTAATTACGTAGATATTTTGTGTAGTCCAGTACATGAGCCTACCCTAAATGGTATTCAACGATTAATCATAGAACCAGATGCACAACAAGATGGATCCTTTCATCTCTTCAAGTTGTTATCTTGGATACGACTTTTCGACATTCATTCTTATTGCATTGTTAGAGTACGAAAAAATAGGTAGATGTGAAATAGTAGAGCTGTATGGATATTCATCATACTTGAATTTTAGACGTTACATTATAGAGTTATCAAATTGTATGAGATGTTTCTTTACACAGGCTAAACAGTTCGACTTATATACACTTGCATTGTTTGGCCTATACGAGCAAAAAAAAATTTATTTGGCTAAGTCCACTATACCGCATTTGTTGAGACTTCCATCGAACCTACTTCACGCAATTTCCCAAAGGATCTGGTTTCGCTTGAGATAAATTGAGTAAACTAGATAAAAATCTCACATTTACTACCCGAGACGAAAATGTACTGAAGTATTGCAGATTAATTTGGAGAATTGCACGTATGAAAGGAGTTTATAGTGTAAAAAATCCTTTATTTGGCTAAGTCTATTGTACCACATTTGTTGAGACTTCCATCGGACCTACTTCACGCAATTTCCCAAAGGATATGGTTTCGGTTGAGATAAATTGAGTAAACTAGGAGAAAAATCTCACATTTACTACCTGAGACGAAAATGTACCGAAGTATTGCAGATTAATTTGGTGAATTGCACATATCAAGGAGTTTATAGTGTTCCACTTATAACCTAGGATTAATTTGGCTGTAATGCTTCTTGATGATCTCGTGTACTCATTAAATATGAAGAATGTCCTCACAAAAACCTTATTACCATTGCCGACTGTTCTAATCAAAATCTTTAAAACTTAACAGTTTCATTGAAATCCACTTACTACCACTAAAAATAAATCCATGCTCTTAGTTAACAGAACTTGAAATGTAGTGGGATGGAAACCTCCCTACTGATTCCATCATCAAGTTATTCCTTACTGACTATTGCAAAATATACTACGAATCACTAGCTGCAATTACAAGTTTTTTTTATCAGACTTCTCATTGCTGCCAACCAGGTAAGCCTTTCGATTTCACTGTTATGCCATGTGATTTTCTGGTATATAATTATATCCACCTATTTATGTGTGACTGTAATATAGTTGAATAGTGAGGTTCTGCATTTAGACTGTTTTCAAATAACAACGGGTAGTTTATTTCACGTATGTTCCGCAAGTAATTAATAGAAGAAACGACCAGATTATATTTTGGGTTGAACTATTTGAAGTTACAAAGAACTTAAGAGTAAGTGGAGCTTTGTGTCATGGCCGTTCTGTGAACCAAGTTGTCTCAAGATTCTTCTTTCTACTATTCCTTGAGTAATTTTTCTCAACGGAATCTATATACTAATAAGTCACAATTTCTTATCTATATAAGTTCAGCGTAAGTCATGAAATGTTAGGTATCTTTTGTGGCATGATAGCTGAATAATAGAGGTTATTGTATCAGCCAAATCCACAGGTCTTGAAATTTGACAGTATTTAAGCGATGGTATAAAACATAGAAGGTCTTGAAATTTGACAATATAAACGACAGTAGCACAAACGGCGCGGCAAGACGCGCCAGGTCCATCTAGTACCTTGACTAAGCAGAGCAAAATATGACCGTTGGTTTCTTATCTGCTCTGTGATCAGTCACTGAAGCATGCAGGTTAAATAATTCTGATGCGGCCGGACACGTCTTTGTTCCCAGTGCAGCGATAAAGACAGCGTCCACATGTAAGGCGTGAGTCACTAGTGTTATCTGCACTATGTGGCAGTGTGACTCCCAAATGCTCAACAGTGCAATCCCCCAGCTGTGCAATGCGTCAGTGTGCACACATATACACACtcatccttttttttttttttgaaaggaatacaCACTCAACCTCGTGCGCCATGTGTAGCATGCGGGCGAATATTGTACCTCCAGACAAACCTTTCTTTTTTAGCACTGACGGAGACTGATTAATAATTTAAACTAAAGGGGAGCACGCGTGGTTGCAAGCTGTGGCATCGCCATCTATATAATCGTCAGCCACATCGCTTAGCTCTCATCTCAACAGCTTCCTTTGTACTGCCATTCACGTTCCTCTCTCCGCAACCGCTTACGGTTTCAAGGATCGAGCACGTATAAAAACTGCGACCGTCTCGCTGGCATCACTGTCTAAAAATTGTTATCTCACTGTCGCTGGCATGATTTCGAGATCTCCCAGTCTCTTCCAAATCGAGGCCGCGGCGGCGGATCAGGGGATGAAGCCAAGAATGCAGGCGTCCGGCGATCTCGTGGGGCTCCGGCTGATCATACAGGCGTCGCCGAGGCAATGCCAACACCGGCCGCCGCTGGCCGTCCTCAGGAGGTCGTCTCTGAGGTCATCGCCGGCGTCGAGCGCGTCCAAATGCCAGGAGAGTTTGGGCGGCCCGAGGTTCATGGGGCTGGAGTTCCTGAAGCTCTGCCTCTGCTGCTGCAGGAAGATCGACGGCGACATGGACGTGTTCGTGTACAAGTAAGATTAATCTCCTTCCTCGTTCGATCTACTTGCTGTTACTTGGGCTTGAGCTAAGGTTCTTACGGTTCTTGGGATTTCTTTTTTGCAGGGGAGAGCAAGCGTTCTGCAGCGCCGAGTGCCGTTCCCAGCATATGGCGAGGGAGGAGAGGCGGGAGATCGAGATCCTCGTCAGGAAGCGCCGTGACGCGTTCCACAGCCGGCGTGCGGCGCCGGGCAAGACGATCGGAGGATCGTCAGATCGGCACGCCAGAGTGGAAATCTCAAGCTTTTGCTAGTAGTTCCTTACCATGCCTGCTTGCAGAGAAACCGAGGAGGGTTAACCAGGACAAATTTGTAGTCCTAGATTTTGGTATCCACGTCGGTCGATTTTATTTAATTCGTATGGGTTTAGTTAAAgttaattttttcaaatttttgacCATGATTGTAGAGAAAAAAATACAAGTATCCGTAATACCAAATATATGTAATCCGAAAATTTAGTTAATCACGATTTTAGTATAATAGATTCTATATTGTAATTTTTTATATTTTCTCGAAATATTTGGTTAAAGTCTACTGTTAGCATCCATTTTGGGACACCTGTCGGCTAGGCAAGCCGGATCTATCGAAGACCAAGAAGCCAGATGGCACATCTGATTTTCAAGTCAAATTGATGGCTGCATTAATACCTTAGCCAAGGCAGATCAATTACGTCTAAGGTTAAGGCGGATCCATGGATATCTAAGGTTACGGCGGAACCATGACCACCTGAGGTGCAAGGTGAATCCTGCTCATCTTACATCCATTCTTGTTCTCATGTTGACTAAAACCAGCCAGAACCATTGAATCTGGAGAAGCTAGATGAATTAGTAGGATCTGTATCCTCTAGAAAATTGTTATTGAACATTATAGAACACTTATTGGGGTTAATAAATTGACCCGTCCGAGGCCAATCTCAAAAATACCAATTGCATCCTTGATAATTCCAGCTTGAGCAATGTTTTCTTCGAAGGTGATTAGGCTATCGTCGGCAAATAACAGGTGTGAGAGGGCTGGAGCACGTCTACATATGTTTAGATCCCTTAACTCCTCAAGATAGACTGCTCATTGCAATATTTTTGAAAGGCCCTCACCAATAAAAAATGAATAGGTAAGGATACAATGGGTCTCCTTGTCGGATACATCTCGATGGTGTGCATCTTGTGGTTAGCGGCTTAGCGCCCCCATTTATCTTAAACTTATACTGGAAAAAAGAGATACACCACATAATCTATCCAACAAAATTTGGGTGAAAACCAACTTTGTTAGAATTACTTTAGGTAGTTCCAATCAACTCGTTCATAAGCCTTAGTGAGATACAATATATAGGCATAGAAGGTGCTACCCTTTTTCTTGTTTCTCTGTATGTTGTGAAAGTATTCAAAAGCTACCAGTCT
It includes:
- the LOC127296991 gene encoding uncharacterized protein, producing the protein MISRSPSLFQIEAAAADQGMKPRMQASGDLVGLRLIIQASPRQCQHRPPLAVLRRSSLRSSPASSASKCQESLGGPRFMGLEFLKLCLCCCRKIDGDMDVFVYKGEQAFCSAECRSQHMAREERREIEILVRKRRDAFHSRRAAPGKTIGGSSDRHARVEISSFC